A window of the Cutaneotrichosporon cavernicola HIS019 DNA, chromosome: 6 genome harbors these coding sequences:
- the DPH5 gene encoding uncharacterized protein (Tetrapyrrole (Corrin/Porphyrin) Methylases), with protein sequence MLYVIGLGLSDEKDITVKGLEAVRGCDRVYLEAYTSILMIEKEKLEEFYGRPVITATREIVELESDEILRDADKVDVAFLVVGDPLGATTHTDLLLRAQNRGIPTQTIHNASIMTALGSSGLQMYNFGQAISLPFYTNTWTPDSWYDRLEENLRYGMHTLVLLDIKVREQSEENMARGRLIYEPPRFMNPMTAFEQMLLTEGKRHPSSEIEADMDDEDDVPVAAGPTLMDPEKTLAMSLSRIGTSTQKIISGTVAELGRLSADDYGPPLHSIVIVGKRLHPLEVEFAGRWCVGGENGEWWRVAKEVYGVERESFD encoded by the exons ATGCTCTACGTGATCGGCCTGGGCCTcagcgacgagaaggacaTCACTGtcaagggcctcgag gccgTGCGCGGGTGCGACCGCGTCTACCTCGAGGCTTACACGTCCATCCTCATgatcgagaaggagaagctt GAGGAGTTCTATGGACGTCCCGTCATTACTGCGACTCGTGAAattgtcgagctcgagagcgaTGAGATCTTGCGCGACgcggacaaggtcgacgtcgcgtTCCTCGTTGTTGGCGACCCGCTGGG cgcAACCACCCACACGGACCTTCTCCTTCGCGCCCAGAACCGCGGCATCCCCACCCAGACGATCCACAATGCGTCCATCATGACGGCTCTCGGCTCCTCTGGCTTGCAGATGTACAACTTTGGGCAGGCGATCTCGCTTCCCTTCTACACCAACACCTGGACGCCTGACTCGTGGTacgaccgcctcgaggagaacCTGCGCTATGGGATGCACACGCTCGTGCTCTTGGATATCAAGGTCCGCGAGCAGAGCGAGGAAAACATGGCGAG GGGACGCCTCATCTACGAGCCACCACGCTTCATGAACCCCATGACGGCGTTTGAGCAGATGCTGCTCACCGAGGGCAAGCGGCACCCTTCGTCTGAAATCGAGGCCGACAtggacgatgaggatgatgtGCCCGTTGCGGCTGGCCCGACGCTCATGGACCCGGAGAAGACGCTTGCCATGTCGCTCTCGCGCATCGGCACGAGCACGCAGAAGATCATCTCGGGTACCGTCGCTGAGCTAGGGCGCCTCTCTGCTGATGACTACGGGCCGCCTCTCCACTCGATTGTCATTGTCGGAAAGCGCCTCCACCCCCTCGAGGTGGAATTTGCCGGGCGCTGgtgcgtcggcggcgagaacgGTGAATGGTGGCGCGTCGCGAAGGAGGTTTATggtgtcgagcgcgagtcgtTTGACTAG
- a CDS encoding uncharacterized protein (Rhodanese Homology Domain), with the protein MYALRSALRAPARVSPRAFTTTAARWKDAWANTPDMNFAEFNKLARAPTDDVLLIDTREPDEAAMSPISGTVNLPFSKVASALAEGNNPGQFQNDFAFSKPAYNQKMVFLDRAAKRSEAAAEAARKAGYQNVRTYGGGVKEYQENADKHKE; encoded by the exons ATGTACGCCCTCCGCTCCGCCCTTCGTGCTCCTGCTCGCGTCTCGCCTCGTGCGttcaccaccaccgccgcccgctGGAAGGATGCCTGGGCCAACACCCCCGACATGAACTTTGCCGAGTTCAACAAGCTCGCCCGCGCTCCCACCGAC GACGtgctcctcatcgacacTCGTGAGCCCGACGAGGCTGCCATGTCGCCCATTTCCGGTACCGTCAACCTTCCGTTCAGCAAGGTCGCCAGTGCGCTCGCTGAGGGCAATAACCCGGGCCAGTTCCAGAAC GACTTTGCGTTCTCCAAGCCCGCCTACAACCAGAAGATGGTGTTCCTCGACCGGGCCGCCAAGCGctccgaggccgccgccgaggccgcccgCAAGGCTGGATACCAGAACGTGCGCACGTACGGTGGCGGCGTCAAGGAGTACCAGGAAAACGCCGACAAGCACAAGGAGTAA